A genomic region of Catalinimonas niigatensis contains the following coding sequences:
- a CDS encoding toast rack family protein, translated as MRNKLLITLFILVSVTACEFRSESNNNGGVRQLSQSIQRDEAEVVKTNISMKAGKLTLKGGAENLVDTDITSSREDWQPTIDYTSTGKTGRLRIEQPDIDGINFNFGEDETNNWVIQLNDDLVQDLDLQIGAGETEIDLRGLTLNSVNVDAGVGEHSINLANTSVPELDINAGVGEVSVDLSGKWNNDLDAEINGGIGELNLLLPNDIGIRVEVSGALGAVNAPELDKDGRVYTNALYGESEYLLTLEIKAGIGTVNISLE; from the coding sequence ATGAGAAATAAGCTTTTAATCACTCTTTTTATATTGGTGTCAGTGACTGCCTGTGAATTCAGGAGCGAGTCCAACAACAATGGAGGGGTGCGGCAGCTATCACAAAGCATCCAGCGGGATGAAGCAGAAGTTGTTAAGACCAATATATCCATGAAGGCTGGCAAGCTCACTTTGAAAGGAGGCGCTGAAAATCTGGTAGATACTGACATCACTTCCAGCCGTGAGGATTGGCAACCCACCATTGACTATACTTCTACTGGTAAGACCGGGCGACTACGCATAGAACAGCCTGACATTGATGGCATCAATTTTAATTTTGGTGAAGACGAGACCAATAACTGGGTCATTCAACTCAATGATGATTTGGTGCAGGATCTGGATCTTCAAATAGGTGCCGGTGAAACAGAAATAGACCTTCGGGGACTCACATTGAACAGTGTCAACGTGGATGCTGGTGTAGGTGAGCATAGCATCAATCTAGCCAATACTTCCGTCCCTGAGCTGGATATCAATGCCGGTGTGGGTGAGGTATCAGTTGATCTGAGCGGTAAATGGAATAATGATCTGGATGCTGAAATCAATGGAGGAATCGGAGAGCTAAACCTGCTCTTGCCCAATGATATTGGCATTCGCGTGGAAGTCAGTGGTGCGCTGGGCGCTGTTAATGCCCCTGAGTTGGATAAAGATGGACGGGTGTATACCAATGCACTCTATGGTGAATCAGAGTATTTGTTGACACTTGAGATCAAAGCAGGTATAGGTACCGTTAACATAAGCCTGGAATAG
- a CDS encoding PQQ-dependent sugar dehydrogenase — protein MKKQPSYLLCFLLLLGACTQHLPEERILAFIQPDVTSLADIQKLRSISQQKNYVLDTTSQISLLTEDTIKHYSALAFLQVPGAALEYRHQTDLERYIQAGGGIISIGTDISPQYQWPWYQSLTSAWTEEAQDEKMMVTTISTQTEAPAKPARLSFDGGRFTYLPALTDISDEELAEALRYSIDKNTLDYSRARTKRVPDESRFTRIVLDDQLNEPMELDIMPDGKVIYIERRGNVKLYNPDTREVKLLSTFDVSTEGNYEDGMLGIAVDPKFHHNRRVYIYYSPAGEDSVQRLSRFYMSDDSLIMASEKVVLDVAVQRETCCHSGGSVQFGPDGLLWLSTGDNTSSKESNGYSPLDERPGRGPWDAQKSSGNTHDLRGKILRIKLNDDGTYSIPSGNLFPKDGSKGRPEIYVMGARNPFRISIDWKNNWVYWGDVGPDVGKDGIQGPQSYDEWNQGRVAGNYGWPYFVADNKAYPDWDFYTDTPGAYFDPEKPINASPHNYGSRELPPARPAMISYPYGESEQWPNLGTGSRSAMAGPVYYADRYQHSSVRFPDYYDGKLFIYEWARSWIKVITFDENHQPVKIEPFMEDMPISKPIDMEFGPDGAMYLLEYGANYFADNDEARLVRIEYAEGNRKPVASIAADQKAGAAPLTVQFSAIQSFDYDTDDALSYAWSFTDDETQAGEAETSFTFEEPGVYHPTLKVTDKAGKTSTAQIEIRVGNAAPLIEIAMNGNQTFFYDDEALDYQIQVSDAEDGFTLDGGIAPENVRVHFDYLQESKDLALLGANAMVSPFLKGKNLIDGSDCKSCHALDQTSIGPSYQDVAERYHEEEGAIDMLATKIITGGNGNWGHSLMAAHPQHTQEETAEMVKYILSLADEDQAISGSMPMQGSLKLNHHHGKGEEGSYYLTVNYTDRGANDMPPLSTRKMITLRHPRVQAEAYEDFSKAERQRPNGGDFAYVSGLQNGSYLGFSDIDLTDIAAIDFHVAVAEGGTVEVRLDEPDGPKVAEVDIPARGNGREFQTFTAPVDAAPVETKESAASIHKLYVVFRGKEDARLMSLDWMYFHKKAGI, from the coding sequence ATGAAAAAGCAACCTTCTTACCTATTATGCTTTCTTCTTTTGCTGGGAGCATGTACCCAGCATTTACCGGAAGAAAGGATATTGGCGTTTATCCAGCCGGATGTTACCTCTCTGGCAGATATTCAAAAACTCAGAAGCATCAGCCAGCAAAAAAACTACGTGCTGGATACTACCTCTCAGATCAGTCTGCTTACTGAAGACACCATCAAACACTACAGTGCTCTGGCATTTTTACAGGTACCCGGAGCAGCATTGGAATATCGTCATCAGACAGATCTGGAGCGCTATATACAGGCTGGTGGAGGAATCATCAGTATAGGCACCGACATCTCTCCTCAGTATCAGTGGCCCTGGTATCAAAGTTTGACGAGTGCATGGACTGAAGAAGCTCAGGACGAAAAAATGATGGTGACGACCATCAGCACTCAGACAGAAGCTCCTGCCAAACCCGCCAGACTAAGCTTTGACGGAGGTCGCTTTACCTATCTTCCCGCTTTGACAGATATTTCAGACGAGGAATTGGCAGAGGCATTGCGCTATTCCATTGACAAAAATACTTTAGACTACAGTAGGGCAAGGACGAAAAGAGTTCCTGATGAAAGTCGCTTCACCCGTATCGTGCTGGATGATCAGCTCAACGAGCCGATGGAACTGGACATTATGCCGGATGGTAAAGTGATTTACATTGAACGTCGTGGCAATGTAAAGCTGTATAACCCTGATACCAGAGAAGTAAAACTGCTTTCTACCTTTGACGTGAGTACAGAAGGCAATTACGAAGATGGGATGCTGGGCATTGCAGTAGATCCCAAATTTCATCATAACCGCCGTGTTTATATTTATTATTCTCCAGCAGGAGAGGATTCCGTACAGCGTTTGTCGCGTTTCTATATGTCGGATGATAGCCTGATCATGGCCAGCGAGAAGGTGGTTTTAGATGTGGCTGTTCAGCGTGAAACCTGCTGCCATTCCGGTGGTTCCGTACAGTTTGGTCCTGATGGCTTACTTTGGCTGTCTACCGGTGACAATACCAGCTCCAAAGAGTCCAACGGCTATTCTCCCCTGGATGAACGTCCCGGTCGTGGCCCCTGGGATGCGCAGAAATCTTCCGGCAATACCCATGATCTGAGAGGTAAAATACTTCGTATTAAATTAAACGATGACGGAACGTATAGCATTCCTAGTGGAAACCTTTTCCCAAAAGATGGTTCCAAAGGCAGACCGGAAATTTATGTTATGGGCGCCAGAAACCCCTTCCGTATTTCCATTGACTGGAAAAACAATTGGGTGTACTGGGGCGATGTGGGTCCCGACGTAGGAAAAGACGGAATACAGGGACCGCAGAGCTACGACGAATGGAATCAGGGAAGAGTAGCCGGAAATTATGGCTGGCCCTATTTTGTCGCTGACAATAAAGCCTATCCCGACTGGGATTTTTATACCGATACGCCTGGAGCCTATTTTGATCCGGAAAAACCCATCAACGCCTCTCCCCACAATTACGGAAGCCGTGAGTTGCCTCCTGCCCGTCCGGCTATGATCTCGTATCCGTATGGCGAATCCGAGCAGTGGCCTAACCTGGGTACAGGTTCCAGAAGTGCGATGGCAGGACCGGTGTACTATGCCGACCGTTACCAGCATTCCAGTGTCAGGTTTCCAGACTATTACGATGGGAAGCTGTTTATCTACGAATGGGCAAGAAGCTGGATTAAAGTGATCACTTTTGACGAAAATCATCAGCCTGTCAAAATTGAACCTTTCATGGAGGATATGCCAATTTCCAAACCGATTGATATGGAGTTTGGACCTGATGGAGCCATGTACCTACTAGAATATGGTGCCAATTACTTTGCTGACAATGACGAAGCCCGACTGGTCCGGATTGAATATGCAGAAGGCAACCGCAAGCCGGTAGCCAGTATAGCTGCCGACCAGAAAGCCGGTGCTGCGCCTTTAACTGTGCAGTTTTCCGCTATCCAGTCCTTTGACTATGATACCGATGATGCCCTGAGCTATGCCTGGTCATTTACCGATGATGAGACACAGGCTGGCGAAGCCGAAACCAGCTTCACCTTTGAAGAACCCGGTGTCTATCATCCAACGCTGAAAGTAACGGATAAGGCAGGAAAAACTTCCACTGCACAGATAGAAATCAGGGTGGGAAATGCTGCTCCCCTGATTGAGATCGCCATGAATGGTAACCAGACCTTCTTCTATGATGATGAAGCATTGGATTATCAAATTCAGGTCAGTGATGCAGAAGATGGCTTTACGCTTGATGGAGGTATAGCTCCTGAAAATGTACGGGTACATTTTGATTACCTGCAGGAAAGTAAAGACCTTGCACTGCTGGGAGCCAATGCAATGGTTTCTCCCTTTTTAAAAGGTAAAAATCTAATAGACGGCAGTGACTGTAAGTCCTGTCATGCGTTGGATCAGACTTCCATTGGCCCCAGTTACCAGGATGTGGCAGAGCGCTATCATGAAGAAGAAGGTGCCATTGATATGCTGGCTACTAAAATTATTACCGGGGGTAATGGCAACTGGGGACATAGCCTGATGGCTGCTCATCCTCAACATACGCAGGAAGAAACGGCTGAAATGGTCAAATATATTCTTTCTCTGGCCGATGAAGATCAGGCCATCAGCGGCAGCATGCCCATGCAGGGCAGTCTGAAACTGAATCATCACCACGGGAAAGGAGAGGAAGGAAGCTATTACCTCACGGTAAATTATACCGACCGGGGTGCCAACGACATGCCTCCCTTGTCCACTCGTAAAATGATCACTTTGCGCCATCCTCGTGTACAGGCAGAAGCCTATGAGGACTTTTCTAAAGCAGAAAGACAACGTCCCAATGGCGGTGATTTTGCCTATGTCAGTGGTTTGCAAAATGGCTCTTACCTTGGTTTCAGCGATATTGACCTGACAGACATTGCTGCCATAGATTTTCATGTCGCAGTGGCAGAAGGAGGTACTGTTGAAGTACGCCTGGACGAGCCGGATGGACCTAAAGTAGCAGAGGTAGATATTCCCGCAAGAGGCAATGGACGTGAGTTTCAAACGTTTACTGCCCCAGTGGATGCT
- a CDS encoding S9 family peptidase — translation MSQKLRYLLFFLSFPLLVWSQEKQPLLTSDVLKIKTADQISISPYGNRAVYVVTSIVEDEEQDYKYLRHLWLANLDHDNPSVQQLTYGDQSDGQPSWSPDGSKIAFVRKHEDKSQIWILPLTGGEAYVLTKVKHGASNPQWSPDGTQILFTSNIPMEELSGTPAWDYERPGRTFGDTPNFKNDSSEQMQVSPDGDLESVRAWLAKNASKENPKVINRLDFQGELGLDNQVLFQHLFVINAQPNAAQPGARTESDTAQQITDGFQNFQSPSWSPDGNRIVCSSISYTQMPDREIDSDLWEVVADGSGSHQLLDMPDMRLYSPAYSPDGKMIAFSSSSLTDITYAQTELGIVQADGSAVQILTNNFDRRISDIKWSADNKEIYFTAPNEGYVPLYKISVRNGRTAIVLGEQLGINGYDAHEDVIVYAATEVTQPYELYMADAKGSNAQQLTTLNSDWLADKQMIQPQRYSIENEGHNVEYWVMEPVNRQPNMQYPVVLEMHGGPSAMWGPGEFSMWHEFQLLCSWGYAVVYANPIGSSGYGDAFRRANYQNWGKGPANDVLSALDDAMQKHTWMDNEQQFITGGSYAGYLTAWIVSQTNRFDAAVAQRGVYELEFFFGEGNAWRLAPDHFGGYPWEAEAKASMEANSPQTFVSNIQTPLLIMHADTDLRTGVRQSELLYRSLKVLKRPVEYVRYPGEGHELSRSGNPLRRMDRLNRIVEFFERYAEHSDKPAATLIDAAGQE, via the coding sequence ATGAGTCAAAAATTACGCTATCTCCTGTTCTTCTTGAGTTTTCCCTTATTAGTCTGGAGTCAGGAAAAACAGCCTCTCCTCACGTCGGACGTGCTCAAGATCAAAACTGCTGATCAGATCAGTATTTCACCTTATGGCAACCGAGCGGTTTATGTAGTTACCAGTATTGTAGAAGACGAAGAGCAGGATTACAAATACCTGAGACATCTCTGGCTGGCTAACCTTGATCACGATAATCCATCGGTACAACAACTTACCTATGGAGATCAAAGTGATGGGCAGCCAAGCTGGTCGCCAGATGGGAGCAAAATCGCTTTTGTGCGTAAGCATGAGGATAAATCTCAGATATGGATATTACCACTAACGGGTGGAGAAGCTTATGTATTGACAAAGGTCAAACATGGCGCATCTAACCCGCAATGGTCGCCCGATGGAACTCAAATTCTTTTTACTTCCAATATTCCTATGGAAGAGCTCAGTGGAACGCCCGCCTGGGATTATGAAAGGCCGGGGCGTACTTTTGGGGATACCCCCAATTTTAAAAATGACAGTAGCGAACAGATGCAGGTAAGTCCTGATGGTGACCTGGAGTCGGTAAGGGCCTGGCTGGCTAAAAATGCCAGTAAAGAAAACCCCAAGGTAATCAACCGCCTGGATTTTCAGGGAGAGCTGGGATTGGACAATCAGGTGCTTTTTCAACATCTCTTTGTTATAAATGCCCAGCCGAATGCGGCCCAGCCGGGTGCGCGCACTGAGTCTGATACAGCTCAACAAATTACCGATGGCTTTCAGAACTTCCAGTCTCCTTCCTGGTCACCGGATGGAAACCGTATCGTATGCAGTTCCATCAGCTATACACAAATGCCCGATCGGGAAATTGACAGCGACCTGTGGGAAGTAGTGGCCGATGGCTCAGGCAGCCACCAATTGCTCGATATGCCAGACATGCGCCTTTACAGCCCTGCGTATTCTCCTGATGGAAAAATGATCGCTTTTTCTTCCTCCTCCTTAACTGACATCACCTACGCACAAACGGAGTTGGGGATTGTTCAGGCTGACGGATCAGCAGTCCAAATTCTAACCAACAACTTTGATCGCCGTATCAGCGACATCAAATGGAGCGCTGATAACAAAGAGATTTACTTTACTGCACCCAATGAAGGTTACGTACCATTGTACAAGATCAGCGTTCGTAATGGCCGTACAGCTATTGTTTTAGGAGAGCAACTAGGCATCAATGGCTATGACGCGCATGAGGATGTGATTGTCTATGCCGCTACTGAGGTTACCCAACCTTATGAACTCTATATGGCTGACGCCAAAGGAAGTAATGCCCAGCAGCTGACTACTCTCAATAGCGATTGGCTGGCTGATAAGCAGATGATACAGCCCCAGCGATACAGTATAGAGAACGAAGGGCATAATGTGGAATACTGGGTGATGGAGCCGGTCAACCGCCAGCCCAATATGCAATATCCCGTAGTACTGGAAATGCATGGCGGCCCTTCAGCCATGTGGGGACCGGGAGAATTCAGTATGTGGCATGAGTTTCAGTTGCTATGCAGTTGGGGGTATGCCGTAGTCTATGCTAATCCTATTGGCAGCAGCGGTTATGGCGATGCCTTCCGCCGTGCCAATTATCAGAATTGGGGCAAAGGGCCAGCCAACGATGTACTGTCTGCTCTGGATGATGCCATGCAAAAACATACGTGGATGGACAATGAGCAACAATTCATTACCGGAGGCAGCTATGCCGGATATCTTACCGCCTGGATCGTTTCCCAAACTAACCGTTTTGATGCTGCAGTAGCGCAGCGAGGGGTATATGAATTGGAGTTCTTTTTTGGTGAAGGCAATGCCTGGAGACTGGCTCCTGACCATTTTGGAGGCTATCCCTGGGAGGCAGAAGCTAAGGCCTCAATGGAAGCTAATTCCCCCCAAACCTTCGTCTCCAATATTCAAACACCCCTGCTCATCATGCATGCCGATACGGATCTGCGTACCGGGGTAAGGCAATCTGAACTGCTTTACCGAAGCCTGAAAGTGCTGAAAAGACCGGTAGAATATGTCCGTTATCCAGGGGAAGGACATGAGCTTTCACGTTCAGGCAATCCGCTGCGCCGCATGGACAGACTCAACCGTATCGTAGAGTTTTTTGAAAGGTATGCTGAACATTCAGACAAACCTGCGGCTACCCTGATAGATGCAGCAGGTCAGGAATAA
- a CDS encoding sulfatase-like hydrolase/transferase, translating into MRYLHLLFLLFISSSLFAQNQRPNVILIYTDDQGSIDMNCYGAKDLTTPHMDALAERGVRFTQFYAAAPVCSPSRAGLLTGKVPQRAGLPGNASSSEGHAGMPAEQITIAEMLKEAGYATGHVGKWHLGYTPETMPNGQGFDYSFGHMGGCIDNYSHFFYWNGPNRHDLWQNGEEIFRDGQFFPDLMVEEASNFIEEHQKEPFFLYWAINTPHYPLQGEEKWRAHYKNLPSPRREYAAFVSTTDEKIGELVAKVDELGLRKNTIIILMSDHGHSTEERTFGGGGNAGPYRGAKFSLFEGGIRVPAIISWPGQLPENEVREQMGVGVDWYPTIAELCKVSPNQDDLDGSSIVSVILSVDAPSPHETFHWATGREQWAVRQGDWKLIGNPYDPTEKAPLPEGQKYFLVNLAEDISEMNNLEARHPEKVKEMEKLHHEWIKQLPQH; encoded by the coding sequence ATGAGATACCTGCATCTTCTTTTTTTACTCTTTATTTCCTCAAGTTTATTTGCCCAGAATCAACGCCCGAACGTGATTCTGATCTATACCGATGATCAGGGTAGTATTGACATGAACTGCTACGGTGCCAAAGACCTGACTACTCCCCACATGGATGCGCTGGCAGAGCGAGGCGTCAGGTTTACCCAGTTTTATGCGGCAGCACCGGTCTGCTCTCCTTCCCGTGCTGGACTGCTGACCGGCAAAGTGCCGCAGAGAGCAGGCCTGCCCGGAAATGCTTCTTCCAGTGAGGGACATGCAGGTATGCCTGCGGAGCAGATTACGATAGCAGAAATGCTGAAAGAAGCCGGTTATGCCACCGGACATGTGGGCAAATGGCATCTGGGATACACTCCCGAAACCATGCCCAACGGACAGGGCTTTGATTACTCCTTCGGACATATGGGCGGTTGTATTGATAACTATTCCCACTTTTTTTACTGGAATGGCCCGAACCGCCACGACTTATGGCAAAACGGGGAAGAAATTTTCAGAGATGGGCAGTTTTTTCCTGATCTGATGGTGGAGGAAGCCAGCAATTTTATTGAGGAGCATCAGAAAGAGCCGTTCTTTTTGTACTGGGCAATCAATACACCTCATTATCCTTTGCAGGGAGAGGAAAAGTGGAGAGCGCATTATAAAAACCTGCCTTCGCCCCGTCGGGAGTATGCGGCTTTCGTTTCTACCACCGATGAGAAGATCGGTGAACTGGTAGCGAAGGTAGATGAACTTGGGCTGCGTAAAAATACCATCATCATCCTGATGTCAGATCATGGTCATTCTACAGAAGAACGCACCTTTGGCGGAGGAGGAAATGCCGGGCCTTATCGCGGAGCTAAGTTCAGTTTGTTTGAAGGGGGTATCCGGGTACCGGCTATCATCAGTTGGCCCGGTCAGTTGCCTGAAAATGAAGTGCGGGAGCAGATGGGTGTAGGGGTAGACTGGTATCCTACCATTGCTGAACTTTGTAAAGTGTCTCCAAATCAAGATGATCTGGATGGCAGCAGTATCGTGTCTGTCATTCTTTCGGTAGATGCGCCTTCTCCTCATGAGACTTTTCACTGGGCCACAGGCAGAGAACAGTGGGCAGTACGGCAGGGAGACTGGAAATTGATTGGTAATCCTTATGACCCAACTGAAAAGGCACCTCTACCCGAAGGGCAAAAGTACTTTCTGGTAAATCTGGCAGAAGACATTTCAGAGATGAATAATCTGGAAGCCCGGCATCCGGAAAAAGTAAAAGAGATGGAAAAGCTTCATCACGAATGGATAAAGCAATTGCCTCAACATTAA
- a CDS encoding sugar phosphate isomerase/epimerase family protein, with protein sequence MHTDHQNSRRHFLSTLAAGGAALTIPKPSFAGLESKKQKEHISFHVFSKHLQFLDYDHMAETAAEIGFDGVDLSVRPGGHVLPENVARDLPKAVEAIKQQGLQAKMMTTALIDADDATNQKLLSTASELGIQYYRTNWLKYPEKADITAYMEECRKKLSKLAKYNQKLGLYGSYQNHSGRHYVGAPVWDIAAILSEINSPHLGNQYDIRHATVEGGESWPLGLQYIHPHINTLVAKDFRWEKKDGKWQVYNTPIGEGMVDFVAFFKMLKEMQLTAPVSVHYEYEMPEHDQSLSEQQKLSKTKEVMKKDLLATKKLMKEAGLV encoded by the coding sequence ATGCATACCGATCATCAGAATAGCAGGCGACATTTTTTAAGTACATTGGCTGCCGGAGGTGCTGCCCTGACCATTCCAAAACCTTCTTTTGCCGGTCTGGAAAGCAAAAAACAAAAAGAGCATATAAGTTTTCATGTCTTTTCCAAGCATTTGCAGTTTCTGGATTATGACCATATGGCGGAAACTGCTGCTGAGATTGGCTTTGATGGTGTAGACCTGTCTGTTCGCCCTGGCGGACATGTACTTCCCGAAAATGTGGCCCGTGATCTGCCCAAAGCAGTGGAAGCTATCAAGCAACAAGGCTTACAAGCCAAAATGATGACTACCGCGCTTATAGATGCTGATGATGCTACCAATCAGAAACTGCTGAGTACCGCCAGCGAACTGGGTATTCAATATTACAGGACCAACTGGCTCAAATATCCTGAAAAAGCAGACATCACAGCTTATATGGAAGAATGCAGGAAAAAACTGAGTAAGCTGGCCAAATACAATCAGAAGCTGGGACTTTACGGCTCCTACCAGAACCACTCGGGAAGACATTATGTAGGAGCTCCGGTATGGGATATAGCTGCTATATTATCTGAAATCAACTCTCCTCATTTAGGTAACCAGTATGATATCAGACATGCTACGGTAGAAGGTGGAGAATCCTGGCCTCTTGGCTTACAATATATTCACCCTCACATCAATACACTGGTGGCAAAAGACTTCCGCTGGGAGAAAAAAGATGGGAAATGGCAGGTGTATAATACTCCGATTGGTGAGGGTATGGTAGATTTTGTGGCTTTTTTCAAAATGTTGAAAGAAATGCAGCTTACGGCTCCCGTATCCGTCCATTATGAATATGAAATGCCTGAGCACGATCAGAGCCTCAGCGAACAGCAGAAGCTTAGCAAGACCAAAGAAGTGATGAAAAAAGACCTGCTGGCTACCAAAAAACTGATGAAAGAAGCTGGATTAGTTTAA
- a CDS encoding outer membrane protein assembly factor BamB family protein, whose product MQLTYYLPLGLAGVMLLSSCTQEKSDFSREEQANYTEWSSYLGDPGRSHYSLLNQINKKNVSTLEVAWTYHAGQQGKGGANYIQANPLIVNDILYGVSPGLKVFAVNAANGTKIWEFNPYEGTDRGSFTRGLVFWEDDEDQRILFSADQYLYALDATNGKLISDFGKKGRIDLTEGLGREVKSLDYRYHTAGAVYKDLIIMGALNSERLPAAPGHIRAFNIRTGKQEWIFNTIPQPGEFGYDTWEDQTAYQSIGGANNWAGMTVDEEREIVFVPTGSAAFDFYGGNRKGNNLFANSLLALDANTGKRIWHFQTVHHDLWDRDLPAPPNLVTVEREGKKVDAIAQITKSGHIYVLDRDTGEPLFPVEEKHYPESDLVGEQTWPTQPLPTSPPPFARQQLTEADINPYSKDKDSLLAVLKRSRSNGQFVPPSKEGTIIFPGFDGGGEWGGAGYDPVSNVLYVNANEMPWILTMIETQEANPDDMLALGKSMYQTNCMGCHGADLQGSNFHGNAPELVHVKQRLKHDEITQIVKEGRGSMPSFAFLQDTQIDAIAAFLLGKAGKMKVRKASTTLVQQETGNLRYNHTGYNRFVDSEGYPAVEPPWGTLNAIDLDEGKILWSVPLGEYEELTARGVPKTGTENYGGPVVTAGGLIFIAATTDEYIRAFDKDTGEELWKYKLPAAGMATAATYEVDGQQYLVIAAGGGKTTDKRSDAYVAFALPENNE is encoded by the coding sequence ATGCAACTGACCTACTACTTACCCTTAGGGCTGGCAGGAGTTATGTTATTATCTTCCTGTACACAAGAAAAGTCTGATTTTTCTCGTGAAGAACAGGCAAATTATACCGAATGGAGTAGTTATCTGGGCGATCCAGGACGGTCTCATTACTCTCTTTTAAACCAGATCAATAAAAAAAATGTAAGTACACTAGAGGTCGCCTGGACATATCATGCTGGTCAGCAAGGTAAAGGCGGTGCTAACTATATACAGGCAAATCCCCTCATTGTCAATGATATTCTTTATGGTGTATCGCCTGGCCTTAAAGTTTTTGCTGTCAATGCTGCCAATGGAACAAAGATATGGGAGTTTAATCCCTATGAGGGGACGGATCGTGGAAGTTTTACCAGAGGGCTGGTTTTCTGGGAAGATGATGAGGATCAAAGAATCCTTTTTTCAGCCGATCAGTATCTGTATGCATTGGATGCGACTAATGGTAAACTGATTTCTGATTTTGGAAAAAAAGGTAGAATTGATCTGACAGAAGGCCTAGGACGTGAGGTCAAAAGCCTTGACTATCGTTATCATACCGCAGGCGCGGTATACAAAGATTTGATCATTATGGGAGCGTTAAACTCCGAGCGCCTGCCTGCTGCACCGGGTCATATCAGGGCCTTTAACATTCGTACTGGTAAACAGGAATGGATATTCAATACTATCCCTCAGCCAGGTGAGTTTGGCTATGACACCTGGGAAGACCAAACTGCCTACCAGTCTATTGGAGGAGCAAATAACTGGGCGGGAATGACAGTGGACGAGGAGAGAGAGATAGTGTTCGTACCTACAGGCTCTGCTGCCTTTGATTTTTACGGAGGCAATCGTAAGGGTAACAATCTTTTTGCCAACAGTTTGCTGGCCCTGGATGCTAATACCGGAAAGCGCATCTGGCATTTTCAAACTGTACATCATGATCTTTGGGATCGGGATTTGCCGGCCCCTCCCAATCTGGTCACAGTAGAAAGGGAAGGTAAAAAAGTAGATGCAATAGCACAGATTACAAAATCCGGGCACATCTATGTTCTTGATCGCGATACCGGAGAGCCTCTCTTTCCTGTAGAAGAAAAGCATTATCCTGAGTCAGATCTGGTGGGTGAACAGACCTGGCCAACTCAGCCCTTGCCTACAAGTCCGCCACCGTTTGCTCGCCAACAGCTGACTGAAGCGGATATCAATCCTTATTCAAAAGACAAAGACTCCTTACTTGCAGTGCTCAAAAGAAGCCGTTCCAACGGACAGTTTGTGCCTCCCAGCAAAGAAGGGACTATCATTTTTCCCGGCTTTGACGGAGGTGGGGAGTGGGGAGGAGCAGGCTATGATCCTGTTTCCAATGTTTTGTATGTGAATGCCAATGAGATGCCTTGGATACTTACAATGATAGAAACACAGGAAGCCAATCCTGACGATATGCTGGCGTTGGGCAAGAGTATGTATCAGACTAATTGCATGGGTTGTCATGGGGCTGATCTTCAGGGAAGCAATTTTCATGGAAATGCACCCGAACTGGTTCATGTAAAGCAGCGTCTGAAGCATGATGAAATCACTCAAATAGTCAAAGAGGGAAGGGGTTCAATGCCTTCGTTTGCTTTTCTGCAAGATACCCAGATAGATGCAATTGCGGCTTTTCTGTTGGGGAAGGCAGGGAAAATGAAAGTAAGGAAAGCTTCTACGACCCTTGTACAACAGGAAACAGGTAACCTTCGCTACAACCATACGGGCTACAACCGTTTTGTGGATTCTGAAGGGTATCCCGCTGTTGAGCCACCCTGGGGTACACTCAACGCTATTGATCTGGATGAAGGCAAAATTTTGTGGTCTGTGCCTTTGGGGGAGTATGAAGAATTGACAGCAAGAGGCGTTCCCAAAACAGGTACCGAGAATTATGGTGGTCCGGTAGTGACCGCCGGAGGGCTTATTTTTATCGCTGCTACCACTGATGAGTATATTCGTGCTTTTGATAAAGATACGGGAGAGGAATTGTGGAAATACAAACTTCCGGCAGCAGGTATGGCTACGGCTGCCACTTACGAAGTAGATGGACAACAGTATTTAGTTATTGCTGCAGGAGGTGGTAAAACTACCGATAAGCGTTCGGATGCTTATGTCGCATTTGCTTTACCGGAAAATAATGAATAG